The Microbacterium sp. zg-Y1090 sequence GTCGCGCGAGGACCGCGGCGACGTCGGCGGGGTCGAGCCCGTCGAGGGAGCCGGGAGCCAGCGGCAGCGCGTGCTCGTGATAGCGCACGACGTCGGCATCGGCGTCGACGACGATCTCGCCGGCGGTGATGACCTCCGCCGGCTCCGCGCCGAGGATCGGCACGCGCACGCGCCCCTGCCCGTACTCCCAGTCGATGTCGAACGCGCCCGCGTGCTCGCTCTCCCGCCCCCGGCGCAGCACGTCCCACCACCAGGGGTTCTCCGCCGGCTGCGAGATGCCCATGTGGTTGGGGACGATGTCGATGAGGATGCCGAGGCCGGCGGCGCGGGCGGCTCCGGCGAAGCGGTGCAGACCCTGGGCGCCGCCTCGGGCGGGATCGACCAGGGTGGGGTCGACGACGTCGTACCCGTGGTCGGAGCCGGTCGTGGCGCGCAGCAGCGGCGACAGGTACGCCCAGTCGACCCCGAGTCGGCGCAGGTAGCCGGTGAGGTCCGCTGCGGCATCCAAGTCGAACGACGGCCGGATCTGCAGCCGGTAGGTGGAGGTGGCGGGCGTCACCGGCCCGCCTCACTGCGCGGCGAGGCCGCCGGGATCTCGTCGATGACACCGGTCGTCGCCGCGAGCGACGCCGCGACGGAGTGATCGGACTCGACCTCCGGCAGCGAGTGCTCACGCAGCACCACGAGCGACCGCCCCTGCACCGGCACGGTGCCACCGGGTTCGATCGTCGCGCTGTCGGCGAGCAGGCCCGCGGTGTCGACCATCACGTCCCAGCTCGGGGCGAACTCGCGGTCGGGGATGTCGAAGTCGACGGTCTCGTCGCCGGCGTTGAAGAGCACCAGGAAATCGTCGTCGGTGATCCGCTCGCCGCGGCGATCCCGTTCACGGATGCCGTTGCCGTTGAGGAACATGCCGATGGCCAGGCCGAAGCCCGAGTCCCAGTCCTCGGGCTGCATGCGGGTGCCGTCCGGGCGCAGCCAGACGATGTCGGGTACAGGTGCCCCTTCCTCCTGCCGCACCGGGCGGCCGTCGAAGAAGCGGCTGCGCCGGAAGGCGGGGTGCTCGCGGCGCAGACGAGCCAGCGCGGAGGTGAACTCCACGAGCGGCTGGTCCACGGCATCCCAGTGCACCCACGTCAGCTCGTTGTCCTGCGCGTAGCCGTTGTTGTTGCCCTGCTGCGTGCGGCCGAGCTCATCGCCGTGCAGCAGCATCGGCACCCCCTGGCTCAGCAGGAGCGTGGCGATGAAATTGCGCTGCTGGCGCGCGCGCGCCGAGAGGACCTCGGCAACGGAGGTGGGGCCTTCGACGCCGAAGTTCTCCGACCGGTTGTGCGATTCGCCGTCCCGGCCGTTCTCGCCGTTGGCGTCGTTGTGCTTGTCGTTGTAGGACACCAGATCGCGCAGGGTGAACCCGTCGTGGGCGGTGACGAAGTTGATGGATGCCACCGGCCGCCTGCCGGAGTGCTCGTACAGGTCGGCCGAGCCGGTGATGCGCGAGGCGAACTCGCCCAGGGCCTGCGGCTCGCCGCGCCAGAAGTCGCGCACCGTGTCGCGGTACTTGCCGTTCCACTCCGTCCACTGCGGCGGGAAGTTGCCGACCTGGTAGCCACCGGGACCGATGTCCCACGGCTCGGCGATGAGCTTGACCTGGGAGACCACCGGGTCCTGCTGCACGAGCTCGAAGAACGCCGCCAGGCGGTCGACGTCGTAGAACTCCCGGGCCAGGGTCGCCGCCAGGTCGAAGCGGAAGCCGTCGACGTGCATCTCCAGCACCCAGTAGCGCAGCGAATCCATGATCAGCTGCAGCGTGTGCGGGCTGCCGACGTTCATGCTGTTGCCGGTACCGGTGTAGTCGGTGTAGTACCGCTTGTCGTCGTCCTCGAGGCGGTAGTAGGCCTCGTTGTCGATGCCGCGCATCGAGAGCATGGGGCCGAGGTGATTGCCCTCGGCGGTGTGGTTGTAGACCACGTCGAGGATGACTTCGATGCCGGCCGCGTGCAGCGCCCGCACCATGCCTTTGAACTCCTGCACCTGCTGGCCGCGCTGACCTGTCGCGGAGTAGGTGTTCTGCGGGGCGAAGAACGAGATCGTGTTGTAGCCCCAGTAGTTCGACAGCCCCTTGTCCTCGAGGGTGGAGTCGTTGACGAACTGGTGCACCGGCATGAGTTCGATCGCCGTGACGCCGAGTTTCTTCAGGTGCTCGATGATCACCGGATGCGCGATCGCGCTGTAGGTGCCGCGGATGTCATCCGGGATGTCGGGGTGCAACTGGGTGAGCCCCTTCACGTGCGCCTCGTAGATGAAGGTCTCGGCGTAGGGCGTCTTCGGCTGGCGGTCCCCCGACCAGTCGAAGAAGGGGTTCACCACGACGCCCTTCATCATCTGCGCGGCGGAATCGGCGTCGTTGCGCCCGTCGGGGTCGCCGAACGGGTAGGCGAACACCTCCTGACCCCACGTCACCTGACCGTCGACGGCCTTGGCGTACGGGTCGAGCAGAAGCTTGTTCGGGTTGAAGCGCTTGCCGGTGGCCGGATCGTACGGGCCGTGCACCCGGTAGCCGTACCGCTGGCCCGGCTGGACGTTGGGCAGGTAGGCGTGCCAGACGAAGGCGTCGACGTCGACGAGGTCCACCCGGGTCTCCCTGCCGCGGTCCCCGAACAGGCACAGTTCGACGCGCTCCGCCCCCTCACTGAAGATCGCGAAGTTCGTCCCATTGCCATCGAACGTCGCTCCGAGCGGGTAGGCGGATCCAGGCCATGTCTGCACGTTCACACGATAGACCGGCCGAGAACATGGCCCGGAGCGCTTGACAAAGCCCTGCGTGCCCCCGCCTGTCAGGTGGCGCCGGTGGGCGGCTCGCGCAGCAGGGCGATGCGCTCGGCGAGGTAGTCCGTCAGCGCGCGGTAGCCGCCGGCCGCGCTCCACCGCACGACCGGGGCGCCGTCGACGATCGCCAGCGGACCGGATGCCGCGCCGTCGGCGACGGCTTCCAGGTCGATGCGCCGCCACCCCACGTGCACGGTCTCCCCCTCGGCGAAACCACCACGGAACGCGGCGGCGGCCAGTTCGGCGCGCTCCCGCTGCGATTGGGCCGTGTACCCGCGGCGCACCTCACGGCGCGCGCGGACGATGTCGCCGGTGGCCAGCACCGCGTCGTCGGTGATGAGCAGCACCCCCAGGTGCCATGCCTCGCCGACCGGCACGAGCCGCGGGGCGCGCGGGAAGAGGCGCAGGCGCCGCGCGGGAGGCGCCGCGCCCAGCCGCTCGCGCGGGAGCCCCGCCAGTCGCGCACGCGCGTCGGCGACGATCTGCGCGGTCGGCGTCGGTTCGCTCACTCGCCCGTCCCCTTTCCGGACGGCCGGGTCGCAGCATCCACGGCGCGGCGGGCCTCGTCGGCGACGCGACGCGCGGCGCGCGCCCCTTCGGCGGCAGCCGTGCGCTCGTCCTCCGCCGCGGCGACGGCGGCCTCAGCCCTCGCCGCATCCGCCTGAAGTCGCTCGAGTTCGGCCCGCAGCTCATCGGTGCGCTCGGCGAGGTGTCCGGCCCGCTCCCGCGCCTTGGCGACGGCGGCCTCGACGCGGCCGAGACGGCGGTCGGCGTCGGCCGCCGCGCGCTCGGCCTCACGCAGCGCTTTCTCGGCGGCGCGGCGCGCGCGGCGCTCGGCCAGGTCGTCGCGCGGCGCCGGCGGCCTCGCCGGCCGATCGGCGATGCCGGGGATGGAGCCGCCGACCGCGTCGGTGAGGTCGACCGGGTCGACCCCCGTCGCTGCGAGCGGGCGCACCAGGCGGCCCGTCAGCACCGCCGCTGCGGCCGCGTCGTCGCGCACCGCGGCGTCGATCGTCGACTCCACGTCGCCGAGGGCAGCCGCGCTGACGGCGACCCCGCGGTCGCGGGCCAGGTCGGCGGCCTGCCGGGAGAGGGCCGCGACGAGCGCGCGGCGCTGCCTGCCCAGGCGGGTCATCTCGGCGGCATCGAGGTCGTCCTGGGCCTCGCGGAGCGCGGCGGCCAGTTCCAGCGCCTCGCCGAGCGCGCCCGCCTGCGCGAGCAGGTCGACGGCGTAGGCGGCCACGACGGGCTTGCGCAGAGCCCGGATGGCCCGGGCGGCGTCCCCCGACGCCCGATCCGCGCGGGCGTTGCGGGCGGCGGTGAACTCTGCCGGCGTGAGGGCGTAGAGCTCCGCCGCCACGTCGTCGAGGTCGTCGTCCGCCACCCGCCCATTCTGCCCGGACGGGGGCGCGCCGCGCTCAGACCGGGCGGATCTGCGGCGGGCGGCGCCGCTCGCCGTGCAGCTCCTGGTGCAGCCGCTGCATCCGCTCGTCGAGGGCCGAGGCCGAGTCGGCGGCATCCTTCAACTCGTCCAGCAGGGAGTCGGGCACCTGCTGCGCGTACTTGTAGTAGATCTTGTGCTCGAGGCTCGCCCAGAAGTCCATGGCGATCGTGCGGAACTGGATCTCCACCGGCACCTGCACGGGACCCGTGGACAGGTACACCGGCACCGAGACGATGGCGTGCAGACTCTTGTAGCCGTTGGGCTTGGGCTCGGCGATGTAGTCCTTGACCTCCATCACCGTGATGTCGGGCTGCGCGGTGAGCAGATCGAACAGTCGGTAGGCGTCGGCGCGGAAGCTGCAGGTGATGCGCACCCCGGCGACATCGGTGATGTGGGTGCGGATGCTCTCGAAAGACGTGTCGACGCCTTTGCGCGCCACCTTCGCCACGAGGCTGTCGGGCGTCTTGACGCGACTGCTCACGTGCTCGATGGGGTTGTAGTCGTGCATCAGCGCGAACTCGTCGCGCAGGATCGAGATCTTCGTCTCGACCTCCTGCAGGCCGAAGCGGTACTCCAGCAGGAACCGCTGCAGGTCGTCACGCAGGTCGCGCAGCTCCCGCGCCGACAGGGACACGGGCTCCTCGCCCACGGGGATGGCCATGTCACGACCCTACGACGCCCAATGAGGCGTCCGCTGTGAGCGGCCGCGCGCCCGCCGCCATGGCGGGGTCAGGTGCGCAGCAGCCCCGCCGCCTGCCGGGCGGCGCCGAGGGCGACGTACTCGCCGGGCTCCGGGACCTGCACGGGCATGCCGAACACCTGCGGCGCGATCTCGCGCACCGCCTGCGACCGTGCGCCTCCGCCGATCAGCAGGGCGCGCTCGAGCGGCACGCCGAGGCCGCGCAGCGCGTCGAGGCCGGCGCCGAGCCCGGCGAGCATCCCCTCCACCGCGGCGCGGGCGAGGTTCTCCCGGGTCGTGGATGCCAGCGTCATGCCGGTCAGCGACGCGGTGGCATCCGGCAGGTTCGGGGTGCGCTCGCCCTCGAAGTACGGCACGAGGGAGAGACCGCCCGCGCCGGGCGCAGCGGCCAGCGCCAGGCGCGACAGCTCGGCGTGGTCGACCGCGAGGAGCCGGCCGATCGCGTCGAGCACGCGTGAGGCGTTGAGGGTCGCCACCAGCGGCAGGAACCCGCCGTCGGCGGCGGCGAACCCGGCGACCGTGCCGGTGGGGTCGACGGTGCGCTCGGCACTGACGGCGAAGACGGTGCCGCTCGTGCCGATCGACACCACCACGTCCCCGGTGCGGGCGCCCGCGCCCAGCGCAGCCGCGGCATTGTCGCCGGCACCGGCGCCCACCAGCCGACCGGCGGCGTCGGTCACGCTCTCGCGCGGACCGAGCACCCGCGGCAGCACCGCGTCATGGCCGAGCGCGGCGATGAGCAGCTCACGGTCGTACCCGCCGGTCTCGGGATCCCAGTACCCGGTGCCGGAAGCATCGGAGCGGTCGGTCACCAGTTCGTCCAGCTGCGGCCCCAGCGGCGACTCGCCGGCCGGGCCGAAGCCGCGCAGCCGCCAGGTGAGCCAGTCGTGCGGCAGCGCCACCGCGGCCACCCGTGCGGCGTTGTCGGGTTCATGGTCGCGCAGCCAGCGGAGCTTGGTGATGGTGAAGGATGCCACCGGCACGAGCCCCGTGCGCCGGGAGAGCTCCTCCGCGCCGAACTCCGCGATGAGGTCGGCCGCCGCGCCCGCCGAGCGGGTGTCGTTCCACAGCAGCGCGTCACGGACCACCCGGCCGTCGGCGTCGAGCGCCACCATGCCGTGCTGCTGCCCCCCGACGGCCCACGCGACCACGCCGTCGGACGACGAGGGGTCGCCGAGACCCCCCGCCGCGGCGATCGCCGCCTGCAGCGCTTCCCACCACGCCGCCGGGTCCACGCTCGTGCCGTCGGGGTGGGCGGCGCGCCCCTCCCGCACGATGGCGCCCGTCGCGGCATCCGTCACGACCACCTTGCACGACTGCGTCGACGAATCGACACCCATCACCAGTGCCATGTCGGCTCCCTCTCTCGTTTCGAACCCCGGCGCGGACGAGGCGGGGCGCCGCCGCAGCGACGCCCCGCCTGTCGTCATCGCGTCAGCGGGCACCCATCAGGTGCTCGGTGGCCAGCTGCTGCAGCCTCACGAAGCCGAAGCCCTTGCCGCCGAAGTACACCGACGGGTCGAAGTCCTCGTACGCCGAGCGGTCGGCGAGGAAGTCGTCGTACGACTCCCCCTCGCCGAGCGTGGGCACCGAGAGCTCGTCGACGCGAGCGGCGGCGAGCGCCTCCTGCACCTCGGGGTCGGCGCGGAAGGCCGCGGCGCGCTCCTTGAGCAGCAGATAGGTGCGCATGTTCGCAGCCGCCGAGTCCCAGACACCGTTCTCGTCCTCGGTGCGCGAGGGCTTGTAGTCGAAGTGGCGGGGGCCGTCGTAGGCGGGGACGCCGCCGGGGCCGCCGTTCTCCAGCAGGTCGACCAGCGCGAACGCGTTGTGCAGGTCGCCGTGACCGAAGACGAGGTCCTGGTCGTACTTGATGCCCCGCTGACCGTTGAGGTCGATGTGGTAGAGCTTGCCGTGGTACAGCGCCTGCGCGATGCCGGCGGCGAAGTTGAGCCCCGCCATCTGCTCGTGGCCGACCTCGGGGTTCAGCCCCACCAGCTCCGGGCGCTCGAGCGAGTCGATGAACGCCAGCGCGTGACCGAGCGTCGGCAGCAGGATGTCGCCGCGGGGCTCGTTCGGCTTGGGCTCGATGGCGAACCGGATGTCGTAGCCCTTGTCGGTGACGTAGTCGCCGAGCAGGTTGACGGCTTCGCGGTACCGCTCGAGGGCCGCACGGATGTCCTTGGCCGAGTCGTACTCGGCACCCTCGCGGCCACCCCACATGACGAACGTCTTCGCACCGAGCTCGGCACCGAGGTCGAGCTGGCGGAACACCTTGCGCAGGGCGAAGCGCCGCACGGCCCGGTCGTTGGACGTGAAGCCGCCGTCCTTGAACACCGGAGCGGAGAAGAGGTTGGTGGTGACCATCGGCACGATCAGGCCGGTATCGGCGAGGGCGCCCTTCAGGCGGTCGATCTGCGTCTGGCGCTCGGCATCGCTGGAGCCGAAGGCGAACAGGTCGTCGTCGTGGAAGGTGAGGCCGTACGCGCCGAGCTCGGCGAGCTTCTCCACGGCGTGCACGACGTCCAGCGCGGGGCGCGTGGGGCCGCCGAACGGGTCGGCGCCGTTGTAGCCGATCGTCCAGAGTCCGAACGAGAACTTGTCGTCGCGGGTGGGGGTGGGCATGACGCTCCTTCGTTGGTCGCGCTAAATGTTGTTAACGACAACGTATAGCAGAACGGATGCCGCGTCCAGTGCGACGGCGCACCACGCGCCACCCTGTCGGCGGCCACGTCCGGCACCCTTGACCGCAGACGACGGCACCCCTAGGTTAACGTTTACATTCCCACCGCGTCGAAGGAGACTGCGAAGTGAAGAAGACTCTGTCCCTGGTGAGCACCCTCCTCCTCGTCGGCGCGGCGCTCGTCGTCCCGAGCGCTGCCGCGGCCGATCCCGGCCCCACCGCCATCGACCTGCAGCCACAGAACACGCAGCAGACGATCGACGGATTCGGATACTCGGCGGCGTTCCAGCGGACGCATCGCCTGAACCTGCTGTCCGACGAGAAGAAGGCCGAGGCCGTCGAACTGCTGCTCGGAGACAGCGGCGTGGATCCGTCCATCCTGCGACTGGGCATCGGCGCGCAGACCCACGACACGTACGACGTGATGGTCTCCATCCAGCCGGAGGATCCAGGTGGCCCGGACGCGGCACCCGACTACCGGTGGGACGGCTACGACAACGGCCAGGTCTGGTTCGCGCAGGAGGCCGAGGCGGCCGGGGTCGAGTACATCTACGGCAACGCCTGGAGCGCCCCCGGCTACATGAAGACCAACGGCATCCCCACCGATGGCGGGGTCCTCTGCGGAGTCCCCGGCACCGACTGCGCGAGCGGGGACTGGCGGGCCGCCTACGCCGACTACCTCGTGGCCTGGGCGGACTTCTACAAGCAGGAGGGGGTGGAGATCGACGGCCTCGCCTTCACCAACGAGCCGGACTACACGACGTCGTACGAGGCGATGCGGCTGACACCGGCCCAGGCGGCCGACTTCACCAAGGTGCTCGGCCCTGTCGCCGATGCGGCCGGCTACGACGTGCTGTGCTGCGAGTCGTTCGGCTGGAACCAGGGGAAGAACTACCACAGCGCCCTGCTGGAGGACGCGGAGGCCTCCCGGTGGGTCGACGTCCTCACGGCGCACTCGTACGCGAGCCGGTCCGACACCGCGTTCGAGACCGACAAGTCGCTGTGGATGTCGGAGTGGGCCGCCTCGGTGGCCGGCCTGACCGAATTCAACGCCGACTGGGACGGGCCGACCGGCGCGGGGTCGGACGGCATCCGCATGGTCGACCACATGATGGACACACTCACCCGCGCCAACGCCACCGGCTATCTCTGGTGGCTGGGGGTGAGCCAGGGCGGGTCGGGGTCGCTCATGATCGTGGACGTCGAGAACGACACCTTCACCGTCGGCGCACGGCTGTACGGGATGGCGGCCTTCAGCCGCTTCATCCGCCCGGGCGCGACCCGCTTCGACGCGGTCCACGCCGTCGACGGCCTGAAGGTCGCCGCCTTCGACAACGCCGACGGCACGCGCGTCGTGCAGCTGCTCAACACCACCTCGTCTCCGGTGAGCACCGACATCGACCTGGCGACGCAGCCGCGCGCGTTCGTCAACAGCCAGGAGCACCGGCTGGAGGAGATGGAGGGCATCGCCACGACCGCCGACGGCACCACCGCGCTGGCCCTGCCGGCGCGGTCCCTGGTCACGCTGGTCGTCGATCCCGAGGCGCCTTCCGGCGACGGCATCCCGATCGAGGCGACCGTGCCCGAGGGGCAGGAGCCGGGCACGCTGGCACTGACGGTGGACGAGTACGGCGACCGCGTCGAGCTGAGCGAAGTCCGCAACGCCG is a genomic window containing:
- the xylB gene encoding xylulokinase produces the protein MALVMGVDSSTQSCKVVVTDAATGAIVREGRAAHPDGTSVDPAAWWEALQAAIAAAGGLGDPSSSDGVVAWAVGGQQHGMVALDADGRVVRDALLWNDTRSAGAAADLIAEFGAEELSRRTGLVPVASFTITKLRWLRDHEPDNAARVAAVALPHDWLTWRLRGFGPAGESPLGPQLDELVTDRSDASGTGYWDPETGGYDRELLIAALGHDAVLPRVLGPRESVTDAAGRLVGAGAGDNAAAALGAGARTGDVVVSIGTSGTVFAVSAERTVDPTGTVAGFAAADGGFLPLVATLNASRVLDAIGRLLAVDHAELSRLALAAAPGAGGLSLVPYFEGERTPNLPDATASLTGMTLASTTRENLARAAVEGMLAGLGAGLDALRGLGVPLERALLIGGGARSQAVREIAPQVFGMPVQVPEPGEYVALGAARQAAGLLRT
- the glgX gene encoding glycogen debranching protein GlgX, which produces MQTWPGSAYPLGATFDGNGTNFAIFSEGAERVELCLFGDRGRETRVDLVDVDAFVWHAYLPNVQPGQRYGYRVHGPYDPATGKRFNPNKLLLDPYAKAVDGQVTWGQEVFAYPFGDPDGRNDADSAAQMMKGVVVNPFFDWSGDRQPKTPYAETFIYEAHVKGLTQLHPDIPDDIRGTYSAIAHPVIIEHLKKLGVTAIELMPVHQFVNDSTLEDKGLSNYWGYNTISFFAPQNTYSATGQRGQQVQEFKGMVRALHAAGIEVILDVVYNHTAEGNHLGPMLSMRGIDNEAYYRLEDDDKRYYTDYTGTGNSMNVGSPHTLQLIMDSLRYWVLEMHVDGFRFDLAATLAREFYDVDRLAAFFELVQQDPVVSQVKLIAEPWDIGPGGYQVGNFPPQWTEWNGKYRDTVRDFWRGEPQALGEFASRITGSADLYEHSGRRPVASINFVTAHDGFTLRDLVSYNDKHNDANGENGRDGESHNRSENFGVEGPTSVAEVLSARARQQRNFIATLLLSQGVPMLLHGDELGRTQQGNNNGYAQDNELTWVHWDAVDQPLVEFTSALARLRREHPAFRRSRFFDGRPVRQEEGAPVPDIVWLRPDGTRMQPEDWDSGFGLAIGMFLNGNGIRERDRRGERITDDDFLVLFNAGDETVDFDIPDREFAPSWDVMVDTAGLLADSATIEPGGTVPVQGRSLVVLREHSLPEVESDHSVAASLAATTGVIDEIPAASPRSEAGR
- a CDS encoding glycoside hydrolase family 30 protein — encoded protein: MKKTLSLVSTLLLVGAALVVPSAAAADPGPTAIDLQPQNTQQTIDGFGYSAAFQRTHRLNLLSDEKKAEAVELLLGDSGVDPSILRLGIGAQTHDTYDVMVSIQPEDPGGPDAAPDYRWDGYDNGQVWFAQEAEAAGVEYIYGNAWSAPGYMKTNGIPTDGGVLCGVPGTDCASGDWRAAYADYLVAWADFYKQEGVEIDGLAFTNEPDYTTSYEAMRLTPAQAADFTKVLGPVADAAGYDVLCCESFGWNQGKNYHSALLEDAEASRWVDVLTAHSYASRSDTAFETDKSLWMSEWAASVAGLTEFNADWDGPTGAGSDGIRMVDHMMDTLTRANATGYLWWLGVSQGGSGSLMIVDVENDTFTVGARLYGMAAFSRFIRPGATRFDAVHAVDGLKVAAFDNADGTRVVQLLNTTSSPVSTDIDLATQPRAFVNSQEHRLEEMEGIATTADGTTALALPARSLVTLVVDPEAPSGDGIPIEATVPEGQEPGTLALTVDEYGDRVELSEVRNAGTSLRFDGALPTVTVTDSRTDAQADGGGWQVTGQVGDFTADEATVASSHLGWTPRVVTPRPGVAAGGTVATAPQGGPGLSSPARLAGADSDGRAGSTALTAGLRLDLPVETPSGTYRATMTLSLFPVD
- a CDS encoding transposase, producing the protein MADDDLDDVAAELYALTPAEFTAARNARADRASGDAARAIRALRKPVVAAYAVDLLAQAGALGEALELAAALREAQDDLDAAEMTRLGRQRRALVAALSRQAADLARDRGVAVSAAALGDVESTIDAAVRDDAAAAAVLTGRLVRPLAATGVDPVDLTDAVGGSIPGIADRPARPPAPRDDLAERRARRAAEKALREAERAAADADRRLGRVEAAVAKARERAGHLAERTDELRAELERLQADAARAEAAVAAAEDERTAAAEGARAARRVADEARRAVDAATRPSGKGTGE
- a CDS encoding GTP pyrophosphokinase, with the protein product MAIPVGEEPVSLSARELRDLRDDLQRFLLEYRFGLQEVETKISILRDEFALMHDYNPIEHVSSRVKTPDSLVAKVARKGVDTSFESIRTHITDVAGVRITCSFRADAYRLFDLLTAQPDITVMEVKDYIAEPKPNGYKSLHAIVSVPVYLSTGPVQVPVEIQFRTIAMDFWASLEHKIYYKYAQQVPDSLLDELKDAADSASALDERMQRLHQELHGERRRPPQIRPV
- a CDS encoding glutaminase, with the protein product MSEPTPTAQIVADARARLAGLPRERLGAAPPARRLRLFPRAPRLVPVGEAWHLGVLLITDDAVLATGDIVRARREVRRGYTAQSQRERAELAAAAFRGGFAEGETVHVGWRRIDLEAVADGAASGPLAIVDGAPVVRWSAAGGYRALTDYLAERIALLREPPTGAT
- the xylA gene encoding xylose isomerase, which produces MPTPTRDDKFSFGLWTIGYNGADPFGGPTRPALDVVHAVEKLAELGAYGLTFHDDDLFAFGSSDAERQTQIDRLKGALADTGLIVPMVTTNLFSAPVFKDGGFTSNDRAVRRFALRKVFRQLDLGAELGAKTFVMWGGREGAEYDSAKDIRAALERYREAVNLLGDYVTDKGYDIRFAIEPKPNEPRGDILLPTLGHALAFIDSLERPELVGLNPEVGHEQMAGLNFAAGIAQALYHGKLYHIDLNGQRGIKYDQDLVFGHGDLHNAFALVDLLENGGPGGVPAYDGPRHFDYKPSRTEDENGVWDSAAANMRTYLLLKERAAAFRADPEVQEALAAARVDELSVPTLGEGESYDDFLADRSAYEDFDPSVYFGGKGFGFVRLQQLATEHLMGAR